DNA sequence from the Coregonus clupeaformis isolate EN_2021a chromosome 13, ASM2061545v1, whole genome shotgun sequence genome:
gtcagttgcacaactgaatacattcaaccgaaatgtgtcttccgcatttaacccaacccctcagaATCAGAGAGGtccggggggctgccttaatcgacgtcatcggcgcccggggagcagttgttgttgttgggggttaactgccttgctcaagggcagaacggctgatttttccaccttgccagctCGGGTATTCCAACCAGCAACTtattggttactggcccaacgctcttaaccactaggctacctgtgagTGGGAGGGGGGGCGGTAGGTACGCACTAGAATAAGTTCGAAGAGGGTCCCTTGGTCCACTTTGAGGAACTCCTGGTCCCAGACAGGGATGTCATCCGTCCTCTTTTCCTTGTTCTCGTCATCCTCGGGGGGAGGGGGATCGTCTTTGTGGTGGGTGCACCACTGGATCACCTGTAGGGAGCAAAGGGAAGAACAACTAGTCCAGGAACAGTGAGTGAATCAACAGTCAGACATGCCAGGCGTCCATCTTCCATCCAGTCCCGTTTCAAAGGGCCCAAGTCGAGGAAGGAGGTCACGGAGCACACAGGAAGGTTTCTGTTTGGAGCTTCATGCTTCTGGCTGAGAGATAGAAATGCTATTCTACAGATGTAAGAACCAAACTGACATAGCCTAAGGACAGACATCTAGATTGGTTTTCCTTATTACTTGAACTTCAGGTTTCAGTACAGGTTTCACCACAACCAGGCAGAACATGTAAGTTGTCTACTATGCAAACACATTTCCCCCAAAAATGTAATTCCCCAAACAAAATTAAATTCATTAATTACATGGATACAGTTGCTGAACAAAGCAGCTTGTCTCTCAGTTGGAGAGACGCATGGACAACACATCATTGTACAATTTGGCAGGGAGAAGGAAATAACAAAAGTCAACTTTAATCCTACAACCCTTCACATGGTAAATAAATCCAACTAGCACTGGTTGGATGGACGAAACACATGATGCAGACAATCCCACCATTTAGTTTATAGTGATTATGAGAGGCACTGGTGACTATGCATTTGTTATTTTATACCCTTCAAATCATCCATTGACCACATGAACACTGGACTGTAGTGTTCATCCCTAAGGACAACTATCCCTACCATCAGCGTGGACTCTCTCATAGGTAAGGATCTCTGTTACAGGTTTGAGAGCGTCTTTCTGCCTACAAGTTTGACTTTTATCGGTTTCAAATTGTGCCAAGCCTGGTTTGGGTTAAATTGAATTGTGCCACTATGGATTGAATGAATGTACAATTCAACAGAGAAGAATGGaaatttagataataaagcaagCTCTGGTTGGGAGGAGGCCCTTTACTAAGGTTCTCCATGTCCATCTCCCCACAGTTTACCTGTCCCTCAGTCCATTGCACCAGATATGGGATGTGTGACAGTGAGTCCACTTACCTTCTTGAGGATGGCTGCATTCACATTCGGAAGGGGGACTGGATCATCATCTCCTTCATCATCCATACCCAAATCTGTCAAAGACAACCATTAGACAAATGCACACAGATGCTGCCAGACATTtttgataaatgtattttaccgTCTGAACTGTGCAATATGTACTGATAGCTATGTAGGCTACGTCAAAGATGTTCAACCTCATGTTACAACCGCATGACTAATGAGTACATAGCTAGCTACATACCTTCCAGCATTGTCTTTATTGTCACAGACTGCTTTGCTATTTCCACATCCACCTCAAAGATCTCTCCATCTGAACTTTGCAGTTTAATTGTTGGCATCTGTAAAACAACAGGAAAACGGTTGTCAGCTTCAGGCGTACCTAGTAGCAGAGTGATGACTGATACGGGGGCCACAAAGTACATGTTATATAGCTAGGTGACACGGGGGACCTATTTGGCTAACTGACAAAGTAGCGAACAGTTAGCGACATTAGTTAAggtggctagctaacgttagctagaaggCAATTTCCTTAGATGCTTTTAGCTACTAACGTTAACTAACTAGCGAAGTACCTTAACGCCAGTAGGGACCTGGCTAACGTTACCGAAACACTTGAAAGGGAAGATTTTAAACATAGAGAAAACCTGTTTTGGTAGACAGGTAAGTTAGCTAGTTAACGGTAgcaagctaattagctagctaccaGTTCACGCGCTAACTTAGATACAGTAGCTAGCTACCATTATAGTATAGGTTGAATATTACATTAACTAACTTCGATTCAAGCTAACGTTATTGGCTGGGCAACTGTCAACAAAACAGGGAGTCTGAAACAGTCCAGTGCTGAAATAAGATGCTGGACTCAATGCTAGCGTTACGCTTTACATTTAACAATAATACTTTTTGGTAACAGTAACTGACCTTAGCTAACCTTAGTTAGTAGCCCGTGCTAACGACAGCCAGAAAACGAAGCTAACGCGGCTAGCTAACTTAGCGTTGTCAGCAAGGCCCCGTCTTACTAGCAACAATATTTAACCTATTTCCATTTAGCTAGACAGACGAATAATACATTCAAAACACCCATTATTCACAAAGACATAACTACATCCTTTGTACATGGTCGTTACTTACTGTGAATGTTTTAAAGCAAATCTAGAGGGAAAAAAATGTCAACGTCAACCGGGCCCAACAGAAGCACAGGCAGCCACTGGAACTATTTTAGCTGGCCAGCCAACTATGCTTTCGCTTTGTCAAATTGGGGGAAGCAAATGAGTAGTCTTGTGATATGCCTGTACAGTATGAGTGATTTTCCCCATTTAGCGACATTAACAGAATTTCACCCAGTATTTATTAACAAGTGTATTTTAATGCTAATATTTTAATATTTTGTACCGTTACATTCTGTACATTTTTGGGTGCAAAATGGATAAAATTATATTATCTGCGCATGTTCCTCTTTCATGCTGTAGGCTCTGTTAATCAATGGTCccagcaaaaacaaataaaacaaatcaGCGTAATTGTTTTACTCTTTGTGCAGTTCTATTGTTTGCCAAGTAGCAGAGATGTTAATATTTTTAAAATGCCATTACAGTAATTGTGTAACTGTACTAATGTAAATAGGCCTACCCTTTGTTGCGCCTTACTTGAAAAGTAGGCCTTTCCATCTATCGCATGTAGCTACAAATCTTTACCTTGACACACATTCCGGGTTGTCCTGCCAAGAGATGGCACGCTTTCCCCATCATTTGTATATTTCCTTGTTCTATCTTCTACACCTATCAACAGTTACACACACTGGTTGTTGGATCAGAAGTATTTATCCCTACAGTATGATACAAATAATTATCAGTGCAGTTATTACTTAGCTATGTGAATATGAGAATAAGAGAAGTAATGAAGAAGCAACAAAATATCCTCAGCATCCATGGAAGCTTTCTTTCTTCACCATTTCTCCTACAATCAAATCATAGTTTTCATCATTTGATGTCAGCATATTGTGCCATCACTTAGATAACAGAAACATTAGTCATGGTAATTCGTCATCAAGTACATCAGCAATGTCAGATGAAGCCATAAAATCAATTGAATAAACACATCACAAGTCAAGAAGCAACTTCTATCTTTATTCAACAGGATCCCTCAATACAGACACtaaaaatcatcatcatcatgaggATTGTGAGTGACTATTTCCACAATGGCATTTCTCAATCTGTCTACCATACACAATTGGATGGGCGTCTGTTTAACCCAGCAAAAAGCTGGTGACAACAAAAAGGAAAAGACCCAAAATAAAACTTTCTGTAGAGTGAAACAGCCATCTTCTgacttgtaaaaacaaaaaagGCCCAGTGGAgtcaaatgtgattttcctgtgttttatatacatttccacattatgaggttggaataataaatGGTGATAATAccctttttagtgtaagagctgtttgaaaaaaaacACCTGACATTTCAtgctgttttggtgggatggagttttgaccAGCCTggtgatttgatattgagataaaaacatctGCATTGAACCTTTAACGTAAACAAAAAAGTGCaaacaggtttaaaaaaatattataataataataatacaaaaagtGGGGATTCACAAAATAAGCAATGCATGGTGCATTGGATTGAAAACTTTTCAATTAACAAAACTTGATTACTGCGCTGACCTTGAGATttggaacagaggagaagagctAGAGGAGTAAGGAATTAGAGTTGTGATCTTGGACATCAAGATCAGCATTTTGTAATACATATATGGCACACACTTTGTGGTCCATGTACAGACGTTTTGTGAGTGCTTAAATAGTGGTTTGTGTGAATACAATTATGTACAttgacattttgttgtgttgcccGCCCCCACGGTGTTGGATGCTGAAGGTACTTTCATAAATCATGGCAATACTGTACAAGGGGTGAGGTTTTACAGGAAGTAGTCTGGGGTGCGACGGGTGACATGGGGTTCCCCTCTACGAGGCGCAGGGTCAAACTGCAGGCTGGAAAAgagaaacaaaacaaacacacatctTGTTTTTAATCTAAAATCCTGTTGAGAGTTAATGGATCATCATTAGATcacatttaggtcatttagcagacattcttcaccatcatcatcatcctccagAAAGAATAGAGGACCTTGCAGGTAGAGCAACAAACTGAGGAGGGTTGGCAATTTATGGAATGGTAATCAATATGCTTACAAGGAGTATTTCAGGGTGTCGTCGAGTTCCATGATGGCTGCCTGGTTACCACAACGGTAACAGTAATTTGGTGCACTGAATATCGTTACCACGTTTCGCTCGTGGCACCAGTTGTAACCCTATAGAAAAAAACAGGAGAACAGTGAAGTAATAGTGAATGCAGAAATCTGAGACAGTCCTACAGACATAACATTTTACAGGACATGTGCATTAACCTGAATGAGGGGGTAACATGAAATGCATTCAGATAAGCTTTCATACTCACACATTTCACATTGTGATCACCTTTGAGATTTCAAGCATGGAGAATCAGCGACAGGCAGCTTACCTCCATAACCAGCTGGTGAGCTCTGGAGACCAGGGTAAGGCGGTTGGCATGGTTAAATGTCTCAGATATATCCTGGCCAAAGGTGTAGCCGGCCCCCCTGGGGGAGATGCCCCAGCCCCCACGGTCATCTGGGTCTGACCACAGCAGGTCACACATGGGGCCCTGTGGAAGAGAGGAGATGTGTGTAAGCAGCATAGTAATAAAGATACGGATCTATATGGTGAACAGGGTCACTGAGAGCAGGGGAGGATGGAAAGTTGATATGGTCAGTTTTGTCCTAATGGTTGAGGTTAGGATTAGGAACAGACAAACTTATCCTGGACCTGTGCCTAAAAGTTACTTCTAACTAGCAGCAATGAGACAGCAGAGCATGCTCAGAAGCAGGGTTGTTGAGCCATGTACCTCGTGTGGCACTTCCTGCAAACGGTCCAGCGCTCGGATGTGATCCAACGTGTCTATGGACGGCGACAGGCCTCCGTGAAGACAGAATATCTTAGAAGGGAAAGAAAACAGAACATTTTACCTGAGAATTTAAATATTGGTTCTG
Encoded proteins:
- the LOC121579236 gene encoding S-phase kinase-associated protein 1: MPTIKLQSSDGEIFEVDVEIAKQSVTIKTMLEDLGMDDEGDDDPVPLPNVNAAILKKVIQWCTHHKDDPPPPEDDENKEKRTDDIPVWDQEFLKVDQGTLFELILAANYLDIKGLLDVTCKTVANMIKGKTPEEIRKTFNIKNDFTEEEEAQVRKENQWCEEK